In the Alteromonas sp. M12 genome, one interval contains:
- a CDS encoding DegT/DnrJ/EryC1/StrS family aminotransferase has protein sequence MAVKFLKPLADASQFPAPSVTATPKFRLSDLDLAQHTQGDVRETTFTRNGRGAIGIAGTALRKENVNNVILIPAYHCPALVEPFIWLGYEIRFYSVQADLSVDIAVLEQAMAKGDITHCVVVRYFGFGQNNNEVIQYLHTQSVEIIEDCAHSLFRFVDHFADSGKRVPDVSASICSINKILPTIDGGALYLKDKYEAKLTHVGWSEEAKACAFIVGIPQMLAKVKSLVNQSKPEQVPQISDPAEEDAHLRYFQPIDLASASYRHTKTIFCHSNLKHIRKQRRENFEFIVKNIDNPEVGNALFKQLNDEDIPYVIPFLLQDEKYFFDLRKKGIQILRWEEVAISDCNISQDYRSRLIQVPCHQQLSNRQLNFIVDTFNQLRPQG, from the coding sequence ATGGCAGTAAAATTTTTAAAACCCCTTGCCGATGCAAGTCAATTTCCGGCCCCCAGCGTTACAGCCACTCCTAAATTTAGATTGAGCGATTTAGATTTGGCGCAACACACTCAAGGGGATGTAAGGGAAACCACATTTACCCGAAATGGCCGCGGCGCAATAGGTATAGCAGGAACTGCGTTAAGAAAGGAAAATGTAAATAATGTCATTCTCATTCCTGCTTATCACTGCCCTGCGTTAGTTGAACCTTTCATCTGGTTAGGCTACGAAATCCGATTTTATTCAGTACAGGCTGATTTATCTGTCGATATCGCCGTTTTAGAGCAAGCAATGGCAAAAGGGGATATTACCCACTGTGTGGTAGTGAGATATTTTGGATTTGGTCAGAATAACAATGAAGTAATTCAATATTTACATACTCAGTCGGTAGAAATAATAGAAGATTGTGCCCATTCCTTATTTAGATTTGTCGACCATTTCGCAGATTCAGGTAAACGAGTGCCGGATGTTAGCGCTAGTATCTGCAGCATCAACAAAATATTGCCCACAATAGATGGTGGAGCTTTATATCTAAAAGATAAATATGAAGCAAAATTAACTCATGTCGGCTGGTCAGAAGAAGCTAAAGCTTGCGCATTCATTGTCGGGATCCCGCAAATGCTTGCCAAAGTAAAAAGCCTAGTTAACCAATCTAAACCAGAACAAGTCCCTCAAATCTCGGATCCAGCCGAAGAGGATGCTCACTTACGTTATTTTCAACCAATTGACTTAGCATCTGCGAGTTACCGTCACACTAAAACCATATTCTGTCACAGTAATTTAAAGCATATACGCAAGCAAAGACGTGAAAATTTCGAATTCATTGTAAAAAACATTGATAATCCCGAGGTAGGCAATGCGTTATTCAAGCAATTGAATGATGAAGATATTCCTTACGTTATTCCTTTTTTGCTGCAAGATGAAAAGTACTTTTTTGATTTACGTAAAAAAGGCATACAAATACTTAGGTGGGAAGAAGTTGCGATTAGTGATTGTAATATAAGTCAAGATTACCGCTCGAGACTTATACAAGTACCATGTCATCAGCAACTTTCCAACCGACAGCTAAATTTCATTGTCGACACTTTCAATCAATTGCGCCCCCAAGGATAG
- a CDS encoding GNAT family N-acetyltransferase gives MNWSVLSCSEFSTHQQAWEDLNRKTMNLAFFEPDFVNGLITHFFDGSEKLVVAYQNDELQLAGFFKALGKGRWATAMPSQCPLGLFLHREQHVSSDLMKSLCSALPGKVAMLDMLQMDSKYTQFTPADDFELMPYITSGNRPIPEDFDTYFQSLGKNMRQNYNKVINRAARAEDTLSWQKVTKPAEVKQAIIKYGELESNGWKGEEGTAISPDNTQGKFYQQALSNLAEQGKACCWYYLINEEIVAVDLCIQQDDCLIILKTTYNEQFNKQSPALMLKIEMIKHYSQQRELEGINNIEFYGKAMEWHKRLDSTLREIEHVTYFPNKLLKSAINLIKKVKK, from the coding sequence ATGAATTGGTCAGTTTTAAGTTGTTCTGAATTTTCTACCCATCAACAAGCTTGGGAAGATCTAAATCGTAAAACCATGAATCTAGCGTTTTTTGAACCTGACTTTGTCAATGGGCTAATTACCCACTTTTTTGATGGAAGCGAAAAACTAGTAGTTGCTTACCAAAACGATGAATTGCAACTCGCCGGATTTTTTAAAGCCTTAGGCAAAGGACGATGGGCTACAGCCATGCCCTCGCAATGCCCATTAGGGTTGTTTTTACATCGTGAACAGCACGTTAGTAGTGATCTGATGAAATCATTATGCTCTGCCCTACCAGGTAAAGTAGCAATGTTAGATATGCTACAGATGGATTCCAAATACACCCAGTTCACACCTGCAGATGATTTTGAACTCATGCCTTATATCACTTCGGGTAATCGCCCCATTCCTGAAGATTTTGACACGTATTTTCAATCACTTGGAAAAAATATGCGGCAGAACTACAACAAAGTGATTAATCGCGCAGCCCGTGCCGAAGATACATTATCTTGGCAGAAAGTAACTAAGCCAGCGGAGGTTAAGCAAGCTATAATCAAGTATGGTGAGCTGGAAAGTAACGGCTGGAAAGGCGAAGAAGGTACAGCTATATCGCCTGACAATACGCAAGGAAAATTCTATCAACAAGCATTAAGTAATTTGGCAGAGCAAGGTAAAGCATGTTGTTGGTATTATTTAATTAATGAAGAAATAGTCGCTGTGGATTTATGTATTCAGCAAGATGACTGTTTAATTATTTTAAAAACCACCTATAACGAACAATTTAATAAACAATCTCCCGCGCTGATGCTTAAAATTGAAATGATAAAGCATTATTCTCAACAAAGAGAACTCGAAGGAATCAATAACATAGAGTTTTACGGAAAAGCGATGGAATGGCACAAGCGGTTAGATTCGACATTAAGAGAAATAGAGCATGTCACCTATTTCCCGAATAAATTGCTTAAAAGTGCCATAAACCTAATTAAAAAAGTGAAAAAGTAA
- a CDS encoding glycosyltransferase family 2 protein, which yields MKNSVSVIIPFYQRSMGLLKKALLSVAQQSAFSQIDKVIVVDDGSPIGAREEIEQLNNNQPLLEKIQLIEKPNGGVASARNAGIDAVSAEVKYVALLDPDDVWLPDHLELALEALRSGSDFHFNNFTHIGQTVGAFERAGYITPSEHPPLDNEYNHTYKGDIVRQITTANVIGASSVIYDIKKHKDCRFKTDFQFAGEDYLMWLDITRNTDGISFTNKITTHCGEGINLFSGAAWCSAHLSKRLFDEINYRYFLLQNIAMTESNRRRVAEMLFDNRNAYIGNLQSMLKRLKLSGIVLLLKHFTYNKPFRDTFLKRIK from the coding sequence ATGAAAAACTCAGTTTCCGTAATTATTCCATTTTATCAACGAAGCATGGGCCTACTTAAGAAAGCATTGCTTAGCGTTGCGCAGCAAAGTGCATTTTCGCAAATTGATAAAGTTATTGTTGTAGATGATGGTTCCCCCATCGGTGCGCGAGAGGAAATTGAGCAACTAAACAACAATCAACCATTGCTCGAAAAAATTCAGTTGATTGAAAAGCCAAACGGTGGCGTTGCGTCAGCTCGAAACGCGGGTATCGATGCGGTATCGGCTGAAGTAAAGTATGTTGCTTTGCTTGACCCCGATGATGTTTGGTTACCAGATCATCTAGAACTTGCTTTGGAGGCTTTAAGATCTGGAAGTGATTTCCACTTTAATAACTTCACACATATTGGCCAAACCGTTGGCGCTTTTGAGCGCGCAGGATACATAACACCAAGTGAACATCCTCCGTTAGACAATGAATACAATCATACTTATAAAGGTGATATTGTTCGCCAGATAACCACTGCCAACGTAATTGGCGCTTCATCAGTGATTTATGACATCAAGAAACACAAAGATTGTCGTTTTAAAACAGATTTTCAATTTGCTGGTGAAGATTATCTAATGTGGCTTGATATTACACGCAATACCGATGGTATTAGTTTTACAAATAAAATAACCACTCACTGCGGTGAAGGGATCAATTTGTTTTCTGGTGCAGCTTGGTGCAGTGCCCATTTAAGCAAACGGTTATTCGATGAAATTAATTATCGCTATTTTTTACTGCAGAATATTGCGATGACAGAGTCTAATCGCCGAAGAGTTGCAGAAATGCTTTTCGACAATCGAAATGCGTATATTGGCAACTTACAATCTATGCTGAAAAGGCTTAAACTCTCCGGAATTGTTTTGCTTTTGAAACACTTTACGTACAATAAACCTTTTCGCGACACGTTTTTAAAACGAATTAAATAG
- a CDS encoding glycosyltransferase family 2 protein: MKLIVQIPCYNEEHTLPATFNDIPKTIEGIDQVEIMIIDDGSKDRTIEVAKELGVDHIVINKNNRGLARTFRKGIDECLKLGADIIVNTDGDNQYAGWDIPKLIQPILDHKADVVVGDRRTGQIDHFSGLKKFLQRLGSFVVRQLSGVDVPDAVSGFRAYSREAALQLNIVSPFSYTIEALIQAGKKHMAVTSVPVDTNEKTRESRLFTSIPKFIERQLTTIVRMYTMYQPLKVFFFIALTLSILGFIPIVRFLYFYFTGDGSGHIQSLILGGTLSILGIITFLIALLADLINFNRQLIEQSLEKIRRLELKLMEQDKANKK; encoded by the coding sequence TTGAAACTAATAGTACAAATTCCCTGCTACAACGAAGAACATACATTGCCTGCGACATTCAATGATATTCCCAAAACGATTGAGGGAATTGATCAGGTAGAAATTATGATTATTGATGATGGTTCCAAAGATCGAACCATCGAAGTTGCCAAAGAACTTGGCGTAGATCATATCGTTATTAATAAGAATAACAGAGGATTAGCCCGCACCTTTCGTAAAGGTATCGATGAATGTCTTAAATTGGGAGCCGATATTATTGTTAATACCGACGGCGACAACCAATATGCGGGATGGGACATACCTAAACTGATCCAGCCGATACTCGATCATAAAGCAGATGTTGTAGTGGGAGATCGTCGCACTGGACAAATTGACCACTTTTCCGGATTAAAGAAATTTTTACAGCGACTTGGCAGTTTTGTAGTGCGTCAACTTTCTGGAGTAGATGTACCCGATGCAGTAAGTGGGTTCCGAGCCTATAGCCGAGAAGCCGCTCTGCAGTTAAATATTGTATCGCCTTTCAGCTACACCATTGAAGCCTTAATCCAAGCTGGCAAAAAACACATGGCAGTGACATCCGTACCTGTTGACACAAACGAAAAAACGCGGGAATCAAGACTCTTTACCAGCATACCTAAATTTATTGAACGTCAACTAACAACTATTGTGCGCATGTACACCATGTACCAGCCACTAAAAGTGTTCTTTTTTATAGCGTTAACCCTATCCATTCTGGGTTTTATTCCTATCGTACGATTTTTATATTTTTACTTTACCGGTGATGGCAGTGGACATATACAATCACTCATTCTTGGCGGTACCTTGTCAATTTTAGGTATTATTACTTTTTTGATTGCATTGTTAGCTGACCTTATTAATTTTAATCGTCAATTGATAGAACAAAGCCTAGAGAAAATTAGAAGGTTGGAATTGAAATTGATGGAACAAGATAAAGCGAACAAAAAGTAA
- a CDS encoding glycosyltransferase → MVDFVWQQARYLKKHYSHFEVHVLVPHAPESLKHEVWEGVHIHRYTYFKPESAQSVVYPAIWPNIKENPFRLLQVPFLLLSCYLATKRLVKTYNFDLIYSHWFTPQGLMCNKVARDNNIPHTLTSHAADIIILKKIPWLGPFLVKRIIPQFKAISFAGSRGRDQALAFFNDEQQTAIADNSQVLPMGVDLQLPEQQIPKPETTIGESLKLLFVGRLAEKKGITFLLNAMAHVKAKGLSVHLDLLGDGPLFDTIQKQVKALNLDNDVNFQGFVNGQEKFRFIQNTDLFVLPSIVTADGDAEGLPVSLLEAMSAGALCCASDESGAPDIIDDGETALLFKAKSSDALAAIFQQVAKMPEVQRQQIAKQAKAAGESFLWDNMIHQHAEFLILPFINGGTGVK, encoded by the coding sequence ATGGTTGATTTTGTATGGCAACAAGCACGCTATTTAAAAAAGCATTATTCGCATTTTGAAGTTCATGTATTAGTGCCTCATGCGCCTGAATCTTTAAAGCATGAAGTATGGGAAGGTGTGCATATACATAGATATACGTATTTTAAACCTGAGTCAGCGCAGAGCGTAGTCTATCCTGCAATTTGGCCAAATATAAAAGAGAACCCATTTCGCCTTTTACAGGTCCCTTTTTTACTATTGTCATGTTATTTAGCCACAAAAAGATTAGTTAAAACCTATAATTTTGATTTGATTTACTCCCATTGGTTTACTCCTCAAGGTTTGATGTGCAACAAGGTAGCTCGAGACAACAACATTCCCCATACTCTCACGTCCCATGCAGCAGACATTATTATACTTAAAAAAATCCCTTGGTTAGGTCCATTCCTAGTTAAACGTATAATCCCGCAATTCAAAGCCATTTCTTTCGCTGGTAGTCGTGGTAGAGATCAAGCTTTGGCTTTTTTTAACGATGAACAACAAACCGCGATCGCAGACAATAGTCAAGTTCTACCGATGGGCGTTGATTTACAACTTCCGGAACAACAAATTCCAAAGCCGGAGACTACAATTGGTGAAAGTTTAAAATTACTTTTTGTTGGCCGATTAGCTGAAAAAAAAGGGATTACATTCTTATTAAATGCCATGGCCCATGTAAAGGCCAAAGGTCTGTCGGTGCACTTAGACTTATTAGGTGATGGACCACTGTTCGATACCATACAAAAACAAGTGAAAGCACTTAACTTAGATAACGATGTTAACTTTCAAGGTTTCGTAAACGGTCAAGAAAAGTTTCGGTTTATTCAAAATACTGATTTATTTGTTTTACCTTCAATCGTGACTGCTGACGGAGATGCAGAAGGGCTTCCCGTGAGCTTGTTAGAAGCCATGTCCGCCGGTGCGTTATGCTGTGCATCTGATGAGTCAGGAGCTCCAGATATTATTGATGATGGGGAAACAGCACTGTTATTCAAAGCCAAAAGTAGTGATGCTCTCGCCGCTATTTTTCAACAAGTTGCTAAGATGCCTGAAGTTCAACGGCAACAAATCGCCAAGCAAGCAAAGGCGGCTGGGGAGTCATTCTTATGGGATAACATGATCCATCAACATGCCGAATTTTTGATTTTGCCTTTTATTAATGGAGGCACTGGTGTCAAGTAA
- a CDS encoding glycosyltransferase, which translates to MSSNPNDTPLVSVVMACYREPVEWLGLAIDSILQQTFINIELIVVIDDPSNIKICDFLAQKQTNDSRLKVLKNQKNIGLPASLNKAVEQSKSQIIARMDADDISLRERLQMQFEYMQANPDVSLIGSAIENIDECGTSLGISHFQSSSEVIQKIIPYCSVACHPTWMFKKSMFDSIGGYRMLQGAEDYDFLYRILDAGGKITNLQQPLLQYRLHGASITSGMNLKRYKVRHYIKALHQQRVTLGKDNYSTDGLELLLSQQQDSPLVASLITKLRKAEARHSITRIPYLLALFFCSVDVRERILDHLKIRMIISTTRT; encoded by the coding sequence GTGTCAAGTAATCCGAATGACACTCCCCTAGTTTCGGTGGTAATGGCCTGTTATCGGGAGCCTGTCGAATGGTTAGGTCTCGCAATTGACTCAATTTTACAACAAACGTTTATCAACATTGAATTGATAGTCGTCATTGACGACCCTAGCAACATTAAAATTTGTGATTTTTTAGCACAAAAACAGACAAATGACTCTCGATTAAAAGTACTCAAAAATCAAAAAAACATAGGCTTACCAGCCTCATTGAATAAAGCTGTAGAGCAGTCAAAATCGCAGATCATTGCTCGCATGGATGCAGATGACATATCATTACGTGAACGACTGCAAATGCAATTTGAATATATGCAAGCCAATCCTGATGTGAGTCTTATTGGCTCAGCAATTGAGAACATTGATGAATGCGGGACGTCTCTAGGTATTAGCCACTTTCAGTCCTCATCAGAGGTTATACAAAAAATTATTCCCTATTGTTCAGTAGCTTGCCACCCAACTTGGATGTTTAAAAAATCGATGTTTGATTCAATAGGCGGTTATCGCATGTTGCAGGGTGCGGAAGATTATGATTTTTTATATCGCATTTTAGATGCAGGTGGCAAAATCACTAACTTGCAACAGCCCCTACTGCAATACCGATTACATGGCGCTAGCATAACCAGTGGTATGAATCTAAAACGCTATAAAGTTAGGCATTATATAAAGGCATTGCATCAACAAAGAGTTACTCTTGGTAAAGATAACTACTCTACCGATGGGCTCGAACTATTGTTATCGCAACAACAAGATTCTCCCTTAGTCGCCAGTTTAATAACCAAGCTGCGAAAAGCTGAAGCAAGACATTCGATTACTAGAATTCCATATTTGTTAGCGCTATTTTTCTGTTCCGTGGACGTTAGAGAGCGCATCTTGGATCATTTAAAAATACGTATGATTATAAGTACAACAAGAACATGA
- a CDS encoding glycosyltransferase — translation MSSISKSQNQSIQKSKRLCFVSSTLSNGGAERALSNLLCNMDLTHLEVTVLLLNGVVTYPVPSSVKIVDLRKRSPFHIPLCFILLMYHLLKLKPKIVISVWSFPSLLTGLAMFFTRSKSIWIPRIANNPADEEFGWKKWVFNWLYKKADRFIVLCNELRDNFVDHYPFSSGKTNLIRNGFNLRELNEKASQLSPDISIPNEPFMISVGSLTDQKRHDVLLKAYAQLPESDQIPLLILGGGPLHDNLTALANELGINNKVHFKGFVTNPYPYVKHAKLFVLASDFEGLCNAAIEAQCLGTPAVITSCPTGNREIVVEGQTGFLVPIGDPQKMAQSISKALNQKTISSQMRIDSERLVSEKYKIQRSVADMHSLIEEIC, via the coding sequence ATGAGCAGTATATCTAAATCACAAAACCAAAGTATTCAAAAGTCGAAACGACTGTGTTTTGTTAGCAGCACATTATCAAATGGTGGAGCAGAAAGAGCACTGAGTAACTTGTTATGTAATATGGATTTAACTCATTTAGAGGTCACAGTTTTACTCCTAAATGGTGTCGTTACCTACCCTGTACCATCATCAGTTAAAATAGTTGATTTGCGCAAACGATCACCTTTTCATATTCCATTGTGTTTTATTTTATTGATGTACCATTTGCTCAAACTTAAGCCTAAAATAGTGATCAGTGTTTGGTCTTTTCCGAGTTTACTAACCGGTCTGGCGATGTTTTTTACAAGAAGTAAAAGCATTTGGATCCCAAGAATAGCGAATAATCCAGCTGATGAAGAGTTTGGGTGGAAAAAATGGGTCTTCAATTGGTTGTACAAAAAAGCGGATCGCTTTATTGTTTTATGCAATGAGTTACGTGATAATTTTGTTGATCACTACCCCTTTTCATCGGGCAAAACAAATTTGATCCGCAACGGTTTTAATCTTCGTGAATTGAACGAAAAAGCCAGCCAACTATCTCCCGACATAAGCATACCAAATGAACCTTTCATGATTTCAGTTGGTTCATTGACAGATCAGAAAAGGCATGACGTACTTTTAAAAGCGTATGCACAATTGCCAGAAAGTGACCAAATACCTTTGTTGATTTTAGGTGGAGGTCCCTTACACGACAATTTAACAGCATTGGCCAATGAACTAGGTATTAATAATAAAGTTCATTTTAAAGGGTTTGTTACCAACCCTTACCCCTATGTAAAACATGCAAAACTTTTTGTTTTGGCCAGTGATTTTGAAGGATTATGTAACGCAGCAATTGAAGCCCAATGTTTAGGGACACCTGCCGTAATAACAAGTTGCCCAACAGGAAATAGAGAAATTGTAGTAGAAGGACAGACCGGATTCTTGGTGCCTATTGGCGATCCACAAAAAATGGCACAATCCATATCAAAAGCATTAAATCAAAAAACCATTTCGAGTCAAATGAGAATAGACTCAGAACGTTTAGTAAGTGAAAAATATAAAATTCAACGATCGGTAGCGGATATGCATTCGTTAATTGAGGAAATCTGTTAA
- a CDS encoding sulfotransferase, with product MRERKTSYPNLFIVGAPKSGTTAMARHLVAHPEIYTPLQKEFTYFGKDLVRYAELITEKAYLKWFEAWNNEKYALDASPTYLYSQSAPFEFLEKSPNAKVIIMLRNPIEVAYSMYFEALFGNREYAKTFEEAWELESKRLQGQCIPTNARLEYTTRYQSLGLYSRHIRHYQNIFGVENVHIILFDDFKDSNQVCYEKLLDFLGLSYIYPESFKVHNPSKIARSPKLTHFVTTPPKWLGTIGSFILPKTTRWKIRDFIKNKNMKIVDKPKIAPATKAMLQAHYAEEIVELENLLGRSLSQWK from the coding sequence ATGCGAGAACGAAAAACTTCATATCCTAATTTATTTATTGTCGGAGCCCCAAAGTCTGGTACTACTGCTATGGCCCGACACTTAGTTGCCCACCCAGAAATATACACACCATTACAAAAAGAATTTACTTATTTTGGTAAAGACCTAGTTCGTTATGCCGAATTAATTACAGAGAAAGCTTATTTAAAATGGTTTGAAGCTTGGAATAATGAAAAATATGCCCTTGATGCGTCACCCACTTATTTATATTCACAATCTGCCCCTTTTGAATTTTTGGAAAAATCTCCGAATGCCAAAGTTATCATCATGTTGAGAAACCCCATAGAGGTAGCTTACTCTATGTACTTTGAAGCTCTATTTGGCAATAGGGAATACGCAAAAACCTTTGAAGAAGCTTGGGAGTTAGAGAGTAAAAGATTACAAGGACAGTGTATTCCAACCAACGCACGACTGGAATATACCACCCGTTATCAAAGCTTAGGTCTGTATAGTCGTCACATAAGGCACTATCAAAACATCTTTGGTGTAGAAAATGTGCATATTATTTTATTCGACGATTTCAAAGACAGTAACCAAGTTTGCTATGAGAAATTGTTGGATTTTTTAGGTTTGTCCTATATATATCCTGAATCATTCAAAGTTCATAATCCCAGCAAAATAGCACGATCACCGAAACTCACTCATTTTGTCACTACGCCTCCAAAATGGTTGGGGACAATCGGCAGCTTTATTTTACCTAAAACTACTAGATGGAAAATCAGAGATTTTATTAAAAATAAGAATATGAAAATAGTTGATAAACCTAAGATAGCACCAGCCACAAAAGCGATGTTACAAGCACACTATGCTGAAGAAATTGTTGAACTTGAAAACTTACTAGGCCGGAGCCTATCTCAATGGAAATAA
- a CDS encoding glycosyltransferase, with protein MEIITPSATKILFDLAATHPGALGSMHGGGVYAEVVFEKLVSLVEKNTLDVFYFAHKKVAPNILALCQKYGIVEHKINTRSDIQALVDTGKYHTLYSALPYENFANTDTKNIRFLYTVHGLRELEVPYSLQQWRYSLHWKRIVEWLFAMCFTRLYLKRTKNRFRQLLQKPNSQIITISEHSKYSILQKFGDIVSADDLTKLYSPLLDGDVKKQPLATSKNDFKYFLLINGNRWIKNSYRALKALQNFYSSNPECDVKTLVLGLDKPPVEFADDDHFIFKGYISRDELESAFAKAYAFIYPSLNEGFGYPPLEAMKHGTPVLASAVSAIPEVCGDAVLYFNPYDESEIAIRIAEIYFDNNKRTDLIAKGHKRFEEITTSQTDMLLTLCHMIMQKSE; from the coding sequence ATGGAAATAATCACTCCATCAGCCACAAAAATTTTATTTGATCTTGCTGCCACTCACCCTGGAGCTTTAGGTTCAATGCATGGTGGCGGTGTTTATGCGGAAGTGGTTTTCGAAAAATTAGTATCACTAGTCGAAAAAAATACTTTAGATGTTTTTTATTTTGCACATAAAAAAGTAGCTCCTAATATTCTTGCTTTATGTCAAAAATATGGCATTGTTGAGCATAAAATCAACACACGAAGCGATATTCAAGCATTAGTAGATACAGGTAAATACCATACTCTTTATTCAGCCCTACCTTATGAAAATTTCGCCAATACAGATACTAAAAACATTCGATTTTTATACACTGTTCATGGATTACGCGAATTAGAAGTTCCTTATTCATTGCAGCAGTGGCGCTATAGCCTGCACTGGAAACGAATCGTCGAATGGTTGTTTGCAATGTGCTTCACTCGATTATATCTAAAGCGCACAAAAAATCGTTTCAGACAATTATTACAAAAGCCGAATAGTCAGATTATAACCATCTCGGAACACAGTAAATACTCCATATTACAAAAATTTGGTGACATAGTAAGCGCTGACGATTTGACAAAGCTCTATTCTCCATTGCTTGATGGTGACGTAAAAAAGCAACCTCTAGCGACCTCAAAAAATGATTTTAAGTATTTTTTACTTATCAATGGCAACAGATGGATAAAAAACTCTTACCGAGCACTGAAAGCCTTGCAAAATTTTTACTCATCGAATCCAGAATGCGATGTCAAAACTCTAGTATTAGGTCTAGACAAACCGCCAGTAGAATTTGCAGACGACGATCACTTTATATTTAAGGGGTATATCTCTAGAGATGAATTGGAATCGGCTTTCGCTAAAGCCTACGCATTTATTTACCCTTCCCTAAATGAAGGGTTCGGCTACCCTCCTTTGGAGGCAATGAAACACGGTACGCCAGTCCTTGCATCTGCGGTATCAGCTATTCCCGAAGTCTGTGGTGACGCAGTTTTATACTTTAATCCTTATGATGAATCAGAGATTGCTATCCGCATAGCTGAAATATATTTTGACAATAACAAGCGCACTGATTTAATTGCAAAGGGTCATAAAAGATTTGAAGAAATAACCACTAGTCAAACTGATATGCTATTAACACTATGCCATATGATTATGCAAAAATCTGAGTAA